In one window of Aceticella autotrophica DNA:
- a CDS encoding histone deacetylase family protein, with protein sequence MIKAKNKLGLVFFPAFDWAISPTHPEREERLLYTQDQVFEEGIEDINGIKFYNPDMATVKDVERVHFCVPDVMTRVTQSHLISAGGAIKAAEMVMEKDVDKAFAIVRPPGHHAQRVVYGDRGFCIINIEAVMLENIRQRFGNKKIAIVDTDCHHGDGTQDIYWNDKDTLYISFHQDGRTLYPGTGFIDEFGGPSAIGYNINIPLPPETGEEGFLYVLDNLVIPILREYKPDIIVNSAGQDNHYTDPITNMKFTAHGYAELNHRLNPDIAVLEGGYSIEGALPYVNLGIILAMAGLDYSRVKEPDYDPEKLRQSHRITEYIKELCDKIYSCWRRKDDIQRETIKNKQYISRSRNIYYDTDGIRETQTQKFKVCPSCSGVNTIQSRSDLGYEIFAVSIPRDACKACIDEGYKMYEEASRGKYSKVYLQDKVNDVFMSK encoded by the coding sequence ATGATTAAGGCTAAAAACAAATTGGGTCTTGTATTTTTTCCGGCTTTTGATTGGGCAATAAGCCCTACGCATCCTGAAAGAGAAGAAAGGCTTCTTTATACTCAGGATCAGGTATTTGAAGAAGGGATTGAAGATATTAACGGAATAAAATTTTATAATCCTGATATGGCTACTGTTAAGGATGTTGAAAGGGTGCATTTTTGTGTACCTGATGTAATGACAAGGGTAACCCAGTCGCATTTGATATCTGCAGGAGGTGCTATAAAGGCTGCCGAAATGGTTATGGAAAAGGATGTGGATAAAGCTTTTGCTATTGTAAGACCGCCGGGACATCATGCACAGAGGGTAGTATATGGAGATCGGGGCTTTTGTATCATTAATATAGAAGCTGTTATGCTGGAAAATATAAGGCAACGATTTGGGAATAAAAAAATAGCTATCGTGGATACGGATTGTCACCATGGTGATGGTACTCAGGATATTTACTGGAATGATAAGGATACCCTCTATATATCCTTTCATCAGGATGGAAGAACCCTTTATCCCGGTACAGGTTTTATTGATGAATTTGGAGGTCCCTCTGCTATAGGATACAATATAAACATACCGCTTCCTCCTGAAACCGGTGAAGAAGGCTTTTTGTATGTACTTGACAATCTTGTTATTCCTATACTTAGAGAATATAAACCCGATATTATTGTAAATTCTGCAGGTCAGGATAACCACTATACAGATCCTATTACAAATATGAAGTTTACTGCCCACGGCTATGCCGAGTTAAACCATCGATTAAATCCCGATATTGCAGTTTTGGAAGGCGGATATTCAATTGAAGGAGCTCTTCCTTATGTAAACCTCGGTATAATTCTTGCTATGGCAGGGCTTGACTATTCTCGTGTAAAAGAACCGGACTATGATCCTGAAAAACTCAGGCAATCACATAGGATTACGGAATATATAAAAGAACTGTGCGATAAGATTTACAGCTGCTGGCGCAGGAAAGACGATATTCAAAGAGAAACAATTAAAAATAAACAATATATATCGAGGTCAAGAAATATATATTATGACACAGATGGCATTAGGGAAACCCAGACACAGAAATTCAAGGTATGTCCTTCTTGTTCAGGAGTTAATACAATTCAGTCCCGTTCGGATTTGGGTTATGAAATATTTGCTGTTTCTATTCCAAGAGATGCATGTAAAGCCTGCATTGACGAAGGATATAAGATGTATGAAGAAGCGTCAAGGGGGAAATATTCTAAAGTATATTTACAAGATAAAGTTAATGATGTGTTTATGAGTAAATGA
- a CDS encoding TIGR03936 family radical SAM-associated protein — protein MKLRNRFMKADNLRFISHLDLMRVIERAMRRGDIKFSLSKGFNPHPLISFGPALMLGATTHGDYFDVIIEDNLSPQEFKDRMNAVLPEGIYILDSYEVGEKDLLSQHVKEAEYIVKARLFGELKEIQNKIEAFMSKDKIIIKKETKKGKKDIDLKPYILNFKYISTDEGWILLYIKLTIAEGSPGPLYVINAFNKFIGDKIDTETYRLDRKDLILD, from the coding sequence TTGAAGCTAAGAAATAGGTTTATGAAGGCAGATAATCTGAGATTCATATCACACCTTGACCTTATGCGGGTAATAGAGCGTGCCATGAGGAGAGGGGATATTAAGTTTTCATTGTCGAAGGGTTTTAATCCACATCCGCTTATATCTTTCGGACCTGCCCTTATGCTTGGTGCAACAACACATGGAGATTATTTTGATGTGATAATAGAAGACAATTTATCTCCACAAGAGTTTAAGGATAGAATGAATGCAGTGCTGCCTGAAGGTATATATATATTAGATTCATATGAAGTTGGGGAAAAGGATCTGCTGTCGCAACATGTAAAAGAAGCTGAGTATATAGTAAAAGCAAGATTATTTGGTGAATTGAAAGAGATACAGAATAAAATTGAAGCGTTTATGTCTAAGGATAAAATTATAATAAAAAAAGAAACTAAAAAAGGGAAAAAGGATATTGATTTAAAACCATATATTCTTAATTTTAAGTATATTTCAACTGATGAGGGATGGATTTTATTATATATTAAATTAACAATTGCTGAGGGTTCGCCTGGACCTCTTTATGTTATAAATGCTTTTAATAAATTCATAGGAGATAAAATTGATACAGAGACGTATAGATTAGACAGGAAAGACTTAATATTGGACTGA
- a CDS encoding ribosomal-processing cysteine protease Prp, with translation MIKAKFFRDNNDAVYKFEIKGHAGYDEYGKDIVCAAVAAVTQTAVLGIENLPTVEISKKIHDGDMVVYVKNNGDARDSIKVTAIIETMILGLKDIERVYPEYIKISDRRC, from the coding sequence ATGATTAAAGCTAAATTTTTCAGAGATAACAACGATGCCGTTTATAAGTTTGAAATAAAAGGACATGCCGGATATGATGAATATGGAAAAGATATTGTATGTGCCGCTGTTGCGGCAGTGACACAGACGGCTGTCTTAGGGATTGAAAATCTACCAACAGTCGAAATAAGCAAGAAGATTCATGATGGGGATATGGTAGTATATGTAAAGAATAACGGTGATGCAAGAGATTCAATAAAGGTAACGGCAATTATTGAAACGATGATTCTTGGATTGAAGGATATAGAGAGGGTTTATCCTGAATATATAAAGATAAGCGATAGGAGGTGTTAA
- a CDS encoding TIGR03960 family B12-binding radical SAM protein translates to MYSIKDKIENILMKVAKPARYTGGEINSIIKNTKDFKIRFAFAFPDIYEIGMSHLGMKILYYLINERSDTYCERVFAPWVDMENMMRECDIPLFTLETKTPLKEMDIIGFTLQYELSYTNILNMLNLSGIPIRRIERDFSPLIIAGGPCGYNPAPLSDVVDLFVIGEGEEVINEILDLYADWKDRGFNKEKFLKEATKIQGVYVPSFYKEEYNEDGTVKGIFPLVEGVPSVIKKRIVKNLDKSYFPAKQIVPYINIVHDRIMLEVFRGCTRGCRFCQAGMIYRPVREKSREGLLELADKLIKTTGYEEISLTSLSTCDYSKIEELIHDLIEKYKERGIGIALPSTRIDAFSVNLLKEIQKVRKTGLTLAPEAGTQRLRDVINKGVSEEDLLNSTKEAFKAGWNTVKLYFMIGLPTETMEDVAGIAYLAHKVADVYKEVRGNTKNLKITVSTSTFVPKPFTPFQWFGQEKIDLIIEKQNLLKNMLKGKIFRYSFHEPHISFLEAVISKGDRRVGQAIVKAWEKGCKFDSWRDYFKFDVWMDAFEEEGINPYFYANKERDFYETFPWDIIDCGVKKDYLIREYNKAMEGKLTNDCRLNCTGCGIKELDKGVVCFEAKK, encoded by the coding sequence ATGTATAGTATTAAAGATAAAATCGAAAATATACTTATGAAAGTAGCAAAACCAGCCCGTTATACTGGGGGAGAAATCAACTCTATTATTAAAAATACCAAGGATTTCAAAATAAGGTTTGCTTTTGCATTTCCTGATATATATGAAATCGGCATGTCACATCTTGGCATGAAGATTTTATATTATTTGATAAATGAAAGAAGTGATACATATTGCGAAAGGGTTTTTGCTCCATGGGTTGATATGGAAAATATGATGAGGGAATGTGATATCCCTTTATTTACATTGGAGACAAAAACACCTCTGAAGGAAATGGATATTATTGGTTTCACACTTCAATATGAATTAAGCTATACCAATATATTAAATATGCTTAATCTTTCAGGCATACCAATAAGAAGAATTGAAAGGGATTTTTCACCTTTAATTATAGCAGGTGGACCCTGTGGATATAATCCGGCACCTTTATCTGATGTAGTAGATTTATTTGTTATAGGTGAAGGTGAAGAGGTTATAAATGAAATATTGGATTTGTATGCTGACTGGAAGGATAGAGGTTTCAATAAAGAAAAATTTCTGAAGGAGGCAACTAAAATACAAGGCGTTTATGTACCATCTTTTTATAAAGAAGAGTACAATGAGGATGGTACTGTAAAAGGGATTTTCCCTTTAGTTGAGGGTGTTCCTTCGGTAATTAAAAAAAGAATCGTAAAAAATCTTGATAAATCTTATTTCCCTGCTAAGCAAATAGTACCATACATTAATATAGTTCATGATAGGATTATGCTTGAGGTTTTTAGGGGTTGTACGAGGGGATGCCGTTTTTGTCAGGCTGGTATGATTTACAGACCTGTAAGGGAAAAATCAAGAGAAGGTTTGTTGGAACTTGCGGATAAATTAATAAAGACAACAGGGTATGAAGAAATATCTTTGACATCTTTAAGTACCTGTGATTATTCGAAAATAGAAGAGCTTATTCATGATTTGATTGAAAAATACAAAGAAAGAGGCATAGGTATTGCGTTACCTTCTACAAGGATCGATGCTTTTTCAGTTAACCTTTTAAAGGAAATTCAAAAAGTAAGGAAAACTGGTCTGACCCTTGCACCTGAGGCAGGTACCCAGAGGCTGAGGGATGTAATAAATAAAGGTGTTTCGGAAGAGGACCTTTTAAATTCAACTAAAGAGGCGTTTAAAGCAGGATGGAACACCGTAAAGTTGTATTTTATGATAGGACTCCCAACTGAAACAATGGAGGATGTTGCAGGAATTGCGTATCTTGCACATAAAGTTGCCGATGTATATAAAGAAGTTAGAGGTAATACTAAGAACTTAAAAATAACTGTCAGTACATCTACATTTGTGCCAAAACCTTTTACACCTTTTCAATGGTTTGGTCAAGAAAAAATAGATTTAATTATTGAAAAACAGAATTTGTTAAAAAATATGCTTAAAGGGAAAATATTTCGATACAGCTTTCATGAACCTCATATAAGCTTTTTGGAAGCTGTAATTTCAAAAGGAGATAGAAGAGTCGGACAGGCTATAGTGAAAGCATGGGAAAAAGGATGTAAATTTGATAGCTGGAGGGACTACTTTAAATTTGACGTATGGATGGATGCCTTTGAAGAGGAAGGAATCAATCCTTACTTTTATGCAAACAAAGAACGGGATTTCTATGAGACATTTCCATGGGATATTATTGACTGTGGTGTTAAAAAAGATTATCTTATAAGAGAATATAACAAAGCCATGGAAGGCAAGCTTACGAATGATTGCAGGCTAAACTGTACAGGCTGTGGAATAAAAGAGCTTGATAAAGGAGTTGTATGTTTTGAAGCTAAGAAATAG
- a CDS encoding tetratricopeptide repeat protein: MKKIIIFIYLLIFAFSIAGCSNSSKKQETIKKETKIDNMENKKISIEEEKRKALEKKAQEGYNAFLNKKYDDAIAIEDEVLKEDPNCYTAYSVKGITLCYSHNYEEGSKYIDKALSINPNDYLARFNKALSLELYGHYDEAIYWYKKAIEIEKGAWSYYGIASIYGRRGDVENTIKYLKLSIEIDPNVKKEAINEPDFAPVKNSKEFVNLIK; encoded by the coding sequence TTGAAAAAAATTATAATATTTATCTATTTACTGATTTTCGCTTTTTCTATAGCAGGTTGCAGTAACTCTTCAAAAAAACAAGAAACAATAAAAAAAGAAACAAAAATAGATAACATGGAAAATAAAAAAATATCCATTGAAGAAGAAAAAAGAAAAGCACTTGAAAAAAAGGCTCAAGAGGGATATAATGCTTTCTTAAATAAAAAATACGATGATGCTATAGCAATAGAAGATGAAGTCTTAAAAGAAGATCCAAATTGTTATACGGCTTATTCTGTAAAGGGAATAACCCTTTGCTATTCACATAACTATGAAGAAGGGTCTAAATACATTGATAAAGCCTTAAGCATTAATCCAAATGATTATCTCGCAAGATTTAATAAAGCACTTTCACTTGAACTGTATGGTCACTATGATGAAGCCATTTATTGGTACAAAAAGGCAATAGAAATAGAAAAGGGTGCATGGAGTTATTATGGTATTGCAAGTATTTATGGAAGGAGAGGAGATGTGGAAAATACTATAAAATACTTAAAGCTTTCTATTGAAATTGACCCAAATGTGAAAAAAGAGGCAATAAATGAACCTGATTTTGCCCCAGTAAAAAATTCCAAGGAATTTGTAAATTTAATTAAATAA
- a CDS encoding Spo0B domain-containing protein, producing MDNRNVEILLKYISEKRHDYLNDLQIILGYAQLGNPDKIIDYVHKAIDALKIEKDIFKSNDLDKIVEFIEGKNIKYK from the coding sequence ATGGACAACAGGAATGTTGAAATATTGCTAAAATATATCAGTGAAAAGAGACATGATTATCTTAATGACCTTCAGATTATACTGGGTTATGCTCAGCTTGGAAACCCGGATAAAATAATAGATTATGTGCATAAAGCAATAGATGCACTTAAAATTGAAAAGGATATCTTTAAGAGTAATGATTTAGATAAGATTGTGGAGTTTATCGAAGGAAAAAATATAAAATATAAATAA
- the rplU gene encoding 50S ribosomal protein L21, translated as MYAIIETGGKQYRVQEGDVLVIEKLNCQEGDVYSFDRVLAVAKEDGNLEFGKPFLENAKVDAKVLEHGKGKKITVFKYKPKKNERKKQGHRQPYTKVKIEKIV; from the coding sequence ATGTACGCAATAATTGAAACAGGCGGAAAACAATACAGGGTTCAAGAAGGAGATGTTCTTGTAATAGAAAAGCTTAATTGTCAGGAAGGTGATGTTTATTCCTTTGACAGGGTATTGGCTGTTGCAAAAGAAGATGGGAATCTTGAATTTGGAAAGCCATTCCTTGAAAATGCAAAAGTGGATGCAAAAGTGCTTGAGCATGGCAAAGGCAAAAAGATTACCGTATTTAAATATAAGCCAAAGAAAAATGAAAGAAAAAAGCAGGGACATCGTCAGCCATATACAAAAGTCAAGATAGAAAAAATAGTTTAG
- the rpmA gene encoding 50S ribosomal protein L27 translates to MNLQLFAHKKGVGSSRNGRDSESKRLGVKRGDGQFVLAGNILVRQRGTKIHPGTNVGIGKDDTLFALTNGYVTFERKGRDKKQVSVYAERKEILA, encoded by the coding sequence ATGAATTTGCAGTTATTTGCTCATAAAAAAGGTGTTGGCAGTTCACGAAACGGTCGTGACAGTGAATCAAAACGTCTTGGTGTTAAAAGAGGCGATGGACAGTTTGTGCTGGCAGGCAATATTCTTGTTAGACAGAGGGGAACAAAAATTCACCCCGGTACAAATGTCGGTATAGGTAAGGATGATACATTATTTGCACTTACCAATGGTTATGTGACCTTTGAAAGAAAAGGCCGTGACAAAAAACAGGTAAGCGTTTATGCTGAGAGAAAAGAAATCCTGGCTTAA
- a CDS encoding M23 family metallopeptidase encodes MKSNKWPSNYSGINKRFNFKNYIEHFENQFIISLIVLGIIMLFKAINLPLTNSITNGAKTLLTFDSNYENTKKGLKLVMEEIPSIKENVIKVFSNNKEEKNTSSDAALQMTAPIEGTIISGFGTRLDSITNREIKQEGIDIEAPMGENVKAVLDGEVMIADNNNPELGKVIVLKHVNDLRTVYAYLSEIDVKKGEQVKKGQIIGKTGNSGKTNVSCLHFEVWENGKPIDPLIKVRIEKKSSGMNK; translated from the coding sequence ATGAAATCAAATAAATGGCCTTCAAATTATTCAGGTATAAACAAAAGGTTTAATTTTAAAAATTACATAGAACATTTTGAAAACCAGTTTATTATAAGCCTTATTGTGCTTGGCATTATTATGCTGTTTAAAGCGATAAATCTGCCTTTAACAAATTCAATAACAAATGGTGCAAAAACATTATTAACTTTTGATTCAAATTATGAGAATACAAAAAAGGGGCTAAAACTGGTTATGGAAGAAATACCTTCTATAAAAGAAAATGTTATTAAAGTTTTTTCTAACAATAAAGAGGAAAAAAACACCTCATCAGATGCTGCATTACAAATGACAGCTCCTATAGAAGGAACGATAATATCAGGTTTCGGGACAAGGTTAGATTCTATAACGAATAGGGAAATTAAACAAGAAGGAATAGATATAGAGGCACCCATGGGAGAGAATGTTAAGGCAGTACTTGATGGGGAAGTTATGATAGCAGACAACAATAATCCGGAGCTTGGAAAAGTAATAGTATTAAAGCATGTTAATGATTTGAGAACAGTTTATGCTTATTTATCTGAAATAGATGTAAAAAAAGGTGAACAGGTAAAAAAAGGACAGATTATTGGTAAAACTGGAAATTCCGGCAAAACCAATGTGTCATGTCTTCACTTTGAAGTATGGGAAAATGGTAAGCCTATTGACCCTTTAATAAAGGTAAGAATAGAAAAAAAATCGAGTGGTATGAATAAATGA
- a CDS encoding Rne/Rng family ribonuclease, whose translation MRRILIDVNEYFNQVAYVDDNILREYHINKKNDKSILGNIYKGKVQNVLKGMQAAFIDIGSEKNVFLFVDDALYIDDIKHDITSITQIIKPGQEIMVQISKEAVGSKSPRATTNISLSGRYMVFMPGLDYIALSHRINDTNEKNRLYEIAREIKPENSGLIMRTAAKGIERENLLKDMNNLLELYGDILKRYKEVSAPALLYEEQNFIIKYIKDMYTMDIDGVIINDEKQYKNILKYIKDKNFKKSIFKYQEGDLISLYGIEKQIDNLLKNKIWLKSGGFLIIDQTEALTVIDVNTGKYIGKSSLEETILKTNMEAAKEIAVQLRLRDIGGIIIIDFIDMKDELDKKKLMDFFAYQLKNDRTKCNILGFTQLGLLEMTRKRVRSQVSTNIITKCPYCKGKGYILSNDWIVYKIKRNIDRICNNTNASKIYIKCNEHINNLIETYKLKELYKISRMVTIIPLIDKITNDSDFIIEYDV comes from the coding sequence TTGAGACGAATTTTAATTGATGTAAATGAATATTTTAATCAGGTAGCATATGTAGATGATAATATATTAAGGGAATATCATATTAATAAAAAAAATGACAAGAGTATACTTGGCAATATTTACAAAGGAAAGGTACAGAATGTATTAAAAGGAATGCAAGCTGCATTTATCGATATTGGCAGTGAAAAAAATGTTTTTTTATTTGTCGATGATGCACTTTATATTGATGATATAAAACATGATATTACATCAATAACCCAAATAATAAAACCTGGACAGGAAATAATGGTGCAGATTTCAAAAGAAGCTGTTGGAAGTAAAAGCCCAAGGGCTACGACAAATATTTCTTTGTCTGGAAGATATATGGTTTTCATGCCGGGGTTAGATTATATTGCCTTATCCCATAGAATAAATGACACAAATGAAAAGAACAGGCTTTATGAGATTGCAAGAGAAATAAAACCTGAAAATTCCGGGTTAATTATGAGAACAGCAGCCAAAGGAATAGAAAGAGAAAATTTATTAAAAGATATGAATAATCTTTTAGAATTATATGGAGATATTCTAAAAAGGTATAAAGAGGTTTCAGCACCTGCATTGTTATATGAAGAACAAAATTTTATTATCAAATATATCAAGGATATGTATACAATGGATATAGATGGAGTCATAATAAACGACGAAAAACAATATAAGAATATTCTTAAATATATAAAAGATAAGAATTTTAAAAAGAGTATTTTTAAATATCAAGAAGGAGACTTAATAAGTTTATATGGTATTGAAAAACAGATAGATAATCTTTTAAAGAATAAGATATGGCTTAAAAGTGGTGGGTTTTTAATTATTGATCAGACGGAAGCGTTAACCGTAATAGATGTTAATACAGGAAAATATATTGGCAAATCTTCATTAGAAGAAACGATTTTAAAAACAAATATGGAGGCTGCAAAAGAAATTGCTGTACAGTTGAGATTAAGAGATATAGGTGGTATAATTATAATTGATTTTATAGATATGAAGGATGAACTTGACAAGAAAAAATTGATGGATTTTTTTGCATATCAACTTAAAAATGACAGGACAAAGTGTAATATACTGGGATTTACGCAACTGGGATTATTGGAGATGACAAGAAAAAGGGTAAGGTCACAAGTAAGCACAAATATTATTACTAAATGTCCCTATTGCAAGGGTAAAGGATATATACTATCAAATGATTGGATAGTGTATAAAATAAAAAGAAATATTGATAGAATATGCAATAATACAAATGCTTCTAAAATTTATATTAAGTGTAATGAGCATATAAATAATCTTATAGAAACTTATAAATTAAAGGAGTTATATAAAATAAGCCGTATGGTTACAATTATTCCTCTTATTGACAAGATAACAAATGATAGTGATTTTATTATCGAATATGATGTATAA
- a CDS encoding M50 family metallopeptidase, with amino-acid sequence MNIDGLRIKINPLTWVFILLLITTGYYVELVNITLSVLIHELSHAYIAKKLKINILQIEIFPFGGVAILDSVVFVRPDIEILIALAGPLSNIIFVFILLMIMQFTGLSFDYLVKINIAMALFNLLPGIPLDGGRVLKSILSRFLGLTRAMNYSIYSAYFISIVMIYYAIYSIKDGGINYVLIILAILLFFSSKNEKKMAVFFHLRDVAYKKSEFLKKRSMAVNHIAVLEDEKIGKIINCFLPLKYHIIIVLDKNLREKCRITETQLLDYAVSYGLNKCIGDIFGGF; translated from the coding sequence ATGAATATTGATGGTCTAAGAATAAAAATAAACCCATTGACGTGGGTTTTTATATTGTTACTTATTACTACTGGATATTATGTTGAACTTGTCAATATAACATTGTCTGTATTGATTCATGAATTAAGCCATGCATATATAGCAAAGAAATTAAAAATAAATATTTTACAGATAGAAATTTTCCCTTTTGGAGGAGTAGCAATTCTTGACAGTGTTGTATTTGTAAGACCTGACATAGAAATATTGATTGCATTGGCTGGTCCCCTCTCTAATATTATTTTTGTTTTTATATTATTAATGATAATGCAATTTACGGGTTTAAGCTTTGATTATTTAGTGAAAATAAATATTGCAATGGCTTTGTTTAATCTTCTTCCCGGGATTCCTCTTGATGGTGGAAGGGTACTTAAAAGTATTCTTTCAAGATTTTTAGGATTGACAAGGGCTATGAATTATTCTATTTATTCTGCATATTTTATATCTATAGTTATGATATATTATGCCATATATTCAATTAAAGATGGTGGTATAAATTATGTATTAATTATACTGGCAATATTATTATTTTTTTCTTCAAAAAATGAGAAAAAGATGGCAGTTTTCTTTCATTTAAGGGATGTTGCATATAAGAAATCAGAGTTTTTAAAAAAAAGAAGTATGGCAGTTAATCATATTGCTGTATTAGAGGATGAGAAAATCGGCAAAATAATTAATTGTTTTTTACCATTGAAATATCATATAATAATTGTACTGGACAAAAACCTGAGAGAGAAATGCAGGATAACTGAAACACAGCTTTTAGATTATGCAGTAAGTTACGGATTAAATAAATGCATCGGTGATATTTTTGGAGGTTTTTAA
- a CDS encoding TSUP family transporter, whose translation MVNIIIYILIGLSAGVLSGLLGIGGGLLVVPALIYICGFDQLKAQGTSLAIMLPPVGLAAFLEYYKHGNTDLKAGMIIAMMLVIGSIFGAKFACYIPAAYLRKFFGFFMLIFSVKMILEK comes from the coding sequence ATGGTTAATATAATAATATATATCTTGATTGGCTTGTCAGCAGGGGTTTTAAGCGGACTTTTAGGAATAGGAGGAGGACTATTGGTTGTGCCGGCTCTTATATATATATGTGGTTTTGATCAATTAAAAGCACAAGGTACATCTTTGGCTATAATGCTTCCACCTGTTGGACTAGCAGCATTTTTAGAATATTATAAACATGGAAATACGGATCTAAAAGCAGGTATGATAATAGCAATGATGCTTGTTATTGGAAGTATATTTGGCGCTAAATTTGCTTGTTATATTCCTGCGGCTTATTTGCGTAAATTTTTCGGGTTTTTTATGCTGATTTTTTCTGTTAAAATGATATTAGAGAAGTAA